Proteins encoded in a region of the Cetobacterium ceti genome:
- a CDS encoding nitronate monooxygenase: MKKNRICELLGIKYPIIQGAMAWISEGNLAGHVSKAGGLGIIAGGGMPPEILRQEIKKAKAITENPFGVNLMLMMESVAEQIDVCIEEGVKVVTTGAGNPGIYMEKLKGAGIKVIPVVASVALAKRMEKIGADAVVAEGMEAGGHIGEITTMALAPQIAKAVSIPVIVAGGIASGEQFLAALALGGEAIQAGTIFIPALECVAHDNYKNSIIKAKDRSTVATGNYTGHPVRVINNKFAKELLELEKVGAPVEKLEELGRGKLRLAVVEGDTTNGSVMSGQVAAMVNEISSCEEIINKLMKELKESKEKLENRFNSWM; the protein is encoded by the coding sequence ATGGCTTGGATATCAGAAGGTAATTTAGCGGGACATGTTTCTAAAGCTGGTGGACTTGGGATAATTGCTGGTGGAGGTATGCCGCCTGAAATTCTAAGACAAGAAATAAAAAAAGCAAAGGCAATAACTGAAAATCCATTTGGTGTAAACTTAATGCTTATGATGGAAAGTGTAGCCGAGCAAATAGATGTATGTATTGAAGAGGGAGTAAAAGTTGTAACAACTGGAGCTGGGAATCCTGGAATATATATGGAAAAGTTAAAAGGTGCAGGAATAAAAGTTATACCAGTTGTAGCTTCTGTAGCTTTAGCAAAAAGAATGGAAAAAATAGGAGCAGATGCAGTTGTAGCTGAAGGAATGGAAGCAGGAGGACATATAGGAGAAATAACTACTATGGCCTTAGCACCTCAAATTGCAAAGGCAGTTAGTATTCCAGTAATAGTTGCAGGAGGAATTGCAAGTGGAGAGCAATTTTTAGCAGCTTTAGCTTTAGGAGGAGAGGCTATTCAAGCTGGAACAATATTTATACCAGCTTTAGAATGTGTTGCCCATGATAATTATAAAAACTCTATTATAAAAGCAAAGGATAGATCAACAGTTGCAACAGGAAACTATACAGGACATCCTGTTAGAGTTATTAATAATAAATTTGCTAAGGAATTATTAGAACTTGAAAAAGTTGGAGCTCCTGTGGAAAAATTAGAGGAACTTGGAAGAGGAAAACTAAGACTAGCAGTTGTAGAAGGAGATACTACAAATGGTAGCGTAATGTCTGGACAAGTTGCAGCAATGGTAAATGAAATTTCTTCTTGTGAAGAAATTATAAATAAATTAATGAAAGAATTAAAGGAATCTAAAGAAAAATTAGAAAATAGATTTAATTCTTGGATGTAA
- a CDS encoding HAD family hydrolase — translation MIKNVVFDIGNVLLTFNPRKHLENLGFPEELRERIYAEIFESDEWIQLDKGVITEKKATENFCKRAEDISKELKLTMKTWKDMLKPIEGTVSILRDLENKGYKIFFLSNFHRDAYEKMYLKYDFLRIGQGKVISYEINEVKPDEKIYKKLLKTYRLNPEETIFIDDSLANVETAEKLGMVGIWFLDSDGLEMSLEEYI, via the coding sequence ATGATAAAAAATGTTGTGTTTGACATAGGAAATGTCTTATTGACATTTAATCCTAGGAAACATCTGGAAAATTTAGGTTTCCCAGAAGAATTGAGAGAAAGAATTTATGCTGAAATCTTTGAAAGTGATGAATGGATTCAGTTAGATAAGGGGGTTATTACTGAGAAGAAGGCAACTGAAAACTTTTGTAAAAGAGCGGAGGATATTAGCAAAGAATTAAAACTTACAATGAAAACTTGGAAGGATATGTTAAAACCCATTGAAGGGACAGTAAGTATTTTAAGAGATTTAGAAAATAAAGGATATAAAATCTTCTTTTTATCAAATTTTCATAGGGATGCCTATGAAAAAATGTATTTAAAGTATGATTTTTTACGAATTGGTCAAGGAAAAGTTATTTCATATGAAATAAATGAAGTTAAGCCAGATGAAAAAATTTATAAAAAATTATTAAAAACATATAGACTAAATCCAGAGGAAACCATATTTATAGATGACTCCTTAGCTAATGTTGAAACAGCTGAAAAATTAGGAATGGTTGGAATTTGGTTTTTAGATTCAGATGGTTTAGAAATGTCCTTAGAGGAATATATTTAA
- a CDS encoding SIMPL domain-containing protein, which translates to MKKLLLGLFICGSLVSYSQDIEQKISLRGSGKIQLVPNKAEIQFTVLTENKNLDKATKENTKVMNKVKENLEDLGIKNSNVKTINYNVEKIKEGEKKDQDIYYVRNSFNIELENLKSLGKVISTLEKAGVNEVGGIEFTSTEINEKSKEAMVLAYKDAYNKAQAVAQAAGYKTIMPVDISYDYMPVRGLGMVSFAESNSSNNIYVPNKLDVEVGVRTVFVVNEQK; encoded by the coding sequence ATGAAAAAATTATTGTTAGGTTTATTTATATGTGGGAGCTTAGTATCTTATTCTCAAGATATAGAGCAAAAGATATCTTTAAGAGGAAGTGGGAAAATTCAACTTGTTCCAAATAAAGCAGAAATTCAATTTACAGTTTTAACTGAAAATAAGAATTTAGATAAGGCAACTAAGGAAAATACAAAAGTAATGAATAAAGTTAAGGAAAACTTAGAAGATTTAGGTATTAAAAATTCCAATGTTAAAACTATAAATTATAATGTAGAGAAAATTAAAGAGGGAGAAAAAAAAGATCAAGATATTTATTATGTAAGAAATAGTTTCAATATTGAATTGGAAAATCTAAAATCTCTAGGGAAAGTTATTTCAACTTTAGAAAAAGCTGGAGTAAATGAAGTGGGAGGAATTGAATTTACATCTACAGAAATAAATGAGAAATCAAAGGAAGCTATGGTTTTAGCTTATAAGGATGCTTATAATAAGGCTCAAGCAGTAGCTCAAGCAGCTGGATATAAAACTATTATGCCAGTAGATATTTCTTATGATTATATGCCAGTTAGAGGATTAGGAATGGTTTCTTTTGCTGAGAGTAATAGTTCAAATAATATTTATGTACCAAATAAATTAGATGTAGAAGTAGGAGTTAGAACAGTATTTGTAGTAAATGAACAAAAATAA
- a CDS encoding dicarboxylate/amino acid:cation symporter — translation MKKLNLTSKIFIALILGVVTGLILYPVRDNAMVDKYIINFLFKFLGNGFLRAVKMIVVPLVFCSLTVGAAGIEDVRKLGRVGLKTLSFYLGSTAVAITLALLVGNIVNPGKGVNLANLTTAGSVTVGQSKPGIDILLDMIPSNPVAAMVEGNMLQIIVFAILFGVAMALLGEKVTVVRKGFEELNNIILKIVGIVMELAPFGVYGLIGKTFATLGYSAMFPLLKYFFGVVLALFLHYLITYQGLLIGFARYNPITFLKKFSSTMMVAFSTSSSSACLPSSLKTMQEEFGVSKSISSFTIPLGSTINMDGTAIMQGVATIFIAQIYGVHLTMGDYATVILTATLASIGTAGVPGVGVIMLSMVLGEIGLPLEGIALIMGIDRFVDMFRTTVNITGDAICTLIIAKSENEITPLESVIEGERA, via the coding sequence TTGAAAAAATTAAATTTAACAAGTAAGATTTTTATAGCGTTGATTTTAGGAGTGGTTACAGGGTTAATTTTATATCCTGTAAGAGATAATGCTATGGTTGATAAATATATTATAAATTTTTTATTTAAATTTTTAGGAAATGGATTCTTAAGAGCTGTAAAAATGATAGTAGTTCCTTTAGTATTTTGTTCTTTAACTGTTGGAGCAGCTGGAATAGAAGATGTTAGAAAATTAGGAAGAGTAGGATTAAAGACATTAAGTTTTTATTTAGGAAGTACGGCTGTAGCAATAACATTAGCTCTTTTAGTTGGTAATATTGTAAATCCTGGTAAGGGTGTTAACTTAGCCAATTTAACCACAGCAGGAAGTGTTACAGTAGGACAAAGTAAACCTGGAATAGATATTTTATTAGATATGATTCCTAGTAACCCTGTTGCAGCAATGGTAGAGGGAAATATGTTACAAATAATTGTATTTGCTATATTATTTGGTGTTGCTATGGCACTTTTAGGTGAAAAGGTTACAGTTGTGAGAAAAGGTTTTGAAGAATTAAATAATATAATTTTAAAAATAGTAGGTATTGTTATGGAACTTGCTCCCTTTGGAGTTTATGGATTAATTGGAAAAACATTTGCTACATTGGGATATTCAGCAATGTTTCCATTACTTAAATATTTCTTTGGAGTTGTTTTAGCACTATTTTTACATTACTTGATAACATATCAAGGATTATTAATTGGATTTGCAAGATATAATCCAATAACTTTTTTAAAGAAATTTTCTTCTACAATGATGGTAGCTTTTTCCACATCATCAAGTAGTGCATGTTTACCTTCATCTTTAAAGACTATGCAAGAGGAGTTTGGAGTATCTAAAAGTATATCTTCCTTTACAATTCCTTTAGGAAGTACCATTAATATGGATGGAACTGCAATAATGCAAGGAGTTGCTACAATTTTCATTGCTCAAATATATGGAGTTCATTTAACAATGGGAGATTATGCAACGGTAATATTAACAGCAACACTGGCTTCAATAGGAACAGCAGGGGTACCTGGAGTTGGAGTTATAATGTTAAGTATGGTATTAGGAGAAATTGGATTACCTTTAGAAGGAATAGCTCTTATAATGGGAATAGACAGATTTGTAGATATGTTTAGAACTACTGTTAATATCACAGGTGATGCAATTTGTACTTTAATAATTGCTAAGAGTGAAAATGAAATAACACCTCTTGAGAGTGTAATTGAAGGGGAAAGAGCATAA
- a CDS encoding MurR/RpiR family transcriptional regulator, protein MKKEILKQLESNYATFSKSFKKIVDFIRFNQSIISFISINELAKETQTSPATITRFSKNLGFKGYPEFQKIFQKEVEKETSHMKEFRESINDENSESILREVIESNIELLEEINVELLEKQLDQAVEWIKDSRKLYILGARGSYALAYYLYFMLKEFREDVELMISGASDFTDRLLYSQKEDLLLTISFHPYTNFTCQVTEFFKEQGNRVITITDKKDSTLGNISDLVITTKQGGKAYTFVPGIVMLNALLFKLGKDNKENTIERLDKLKSITDRFNIYKDN, encoded by the coding sequence ATGAAAAAGGAAATATTAAAACAATTAGAGAGCAATTATGCTACATTTAGTAAGAGTTTTAAAAAAATTGTAGATTTTATTCGTTTCAATCAAAGTATAATATCGTTTATATCTATAAATGAGTTGGCAAAGGAAACACAAACAAGCCCTGCTACAATAACAAGATTTTCTAAAAATTTAGGATTTAAAGGATATCCTGAATTTCAAAAGATTTTCCAAAAAGAAGTAGAAAAAGAAACTTCTCATATGAAAGAATTTAGAGAAAGTATCAATGATGAAAATAGTGAAAGTATTTTAAGAGAAGTTATAGAAAGTAATATTGAACTTTTAGAAGAGATCAATGTAGAGCTTTTAGAAAAACAGTTAGATCAAGCTGTAGAATGGATTAAAGATAGTAGAAAATTATATATTTTAGGAGCTAGAGGTTCATATGCCTTAGCATATTATCTATATTTTATGTTAAAGGAATTTAGAGAAGATGTGGAGCTTATGATTTCAGGAGCTTCTGATTTTACAGATAGACTTTTATATTCTCAAAAAGAGGATTTACTTTTAACAATTTCCTTCCATCCGTATACTAATTTTACTTGTCAAGTAACAGAATTTTTTAAGGAACAGGGGAATAGAGTAATCACAATTACAGATAAAAAAGATTCTACCTTAGGAAATATATCAGATTTAGTAATAACAACTAAACAAGGGGGAAAAGCTTATACTTTTGTTCCTGGAATTGTTATGTTAAATGCGTTACTATTTAAATTAGGAAAAGATAATAAAGAAAATACAATTGAGAGATTGGATAAATTAAAAAGTATCACCGATAGATTTAATATATATAAAGATAATTAA
- a CDS encoding histidine triad nucleotide-binding protein, translating to MSTIFTKIINREIPANIVFENDNVIAFKDINPQAPVHILVVPKKEIPTLNDIKPEDKNLIGEIYLAIGEIAKDFNIAENGYRVITNCNQYGGQEVFHIHFHILGGEPIGPMRA from the coding sequence ATGTCTACAATATTTACAAAAATAATTAACAGAGAAATCCCTGCTAATATAGTTTTTGAAAATGATAATGTTATAGCATTTAAAGATATTAATCCTCAGGCTCCTGTTCATATTTTAGTAGTTCCTAAAAAGGAAATTCCTACTTTAAATGATATTAAACCTGAAGATAAAAATTTAATCGGTGAAATTTATTTAGCAATCGGTGAAATTGCTAAAGATTTCAACATTGCTGAAAATGGTTATAGAGTTATTACTAACTGTAATCAATATGGAGGACAAGAAGTTTTTCATATTCACTTCCATATTTTAGGTGGAGAACCTATAGGTCCTATGAGAGCTTAA
- the rpiB gene encoding ribose 5-phosphate isomerase B has product MKIALGADHGGYQLKEIIKKHLESKGYEVVDKGTYSTDSVDYPDYAKAVATAILENEVERGILVCGTGIGISIAANRFKGIRAALCNNTTMAKLTREHNNANILALGGRMTGDVLALEMVDVFLDTEFQGGRHQTRIDKIDTL; this is encoded by the coding sequence ATGAAAATAGCTTTAGGTGCTGATCACGGAGGATATCAATTAAAGGAAATTATAAAAAAACATCTTGAATCAAAGGGATATGAAGTTGTAGATAAGGGAACTTATTCTACTGACTCTGTTGATTATCCTGATTATGCAAAAGCTGTTGCTACAGCTATATTAGAAAATGAAGTTGAACGTGGAATTTTAGTTTGTGGAACAGGAATTGGTATTTCTATTGCTGCAAATAGATTTAAGGGAATAAGAGCTGCTCTTTGTAACAATACAACTATGGCTAAATTAACTAGAGAACATAATAATGCAAATATTTTAGCTTTAGGTGGTCGTATGACTGGTGATGTATTAGCACTTGAAATGGTAGATGTATTTTTAGATACAGAGTTTCAAGGGGGAAGACATCAAACAAGAATTGATAAAATAGATACACTTTAA
- a CDS encoding FKBP-type peptidyl-prolyl cis-trans isomerase — MKINEGKVVTLEFQVYDNNTNELLEDTKEVGPFFYIQGFGNFIPKVEEALEGQEAGFATTLTLTPEEGYGEYDEDFIIEMNKGDFVEFDDIYEGLDFIADLEDGTEQSFVITNIEDEVVTADGNHPFAGKDLRFEVKVAGVREASEEEIEHGHAHFHGFED; from the coding sequence ATGAAAATTAATGAAGGTAAAGTTGTTACATTAGAATTTCAAGTTTACGATAATAATACTAATGAATTATTAGAGGATACAAAAGAAGTTGGTCCTTTCTTCTATATTCAAGGGTTTGGAAACTTTATTCCTAAAGTTGAAGAAGCTTTAGAAGGTCAAGAGGCTGGATTTGCTACTACATTAACTCTTACTCCTGAAGAAGGATACGGAGAATATGATGAAGATTTCATCATTGAAATGAACAAAGGAGATTTTGTTGAATTTGACGATATCTACGAAGGATTAGATTTCATCGCTGACTTAGAAGATGGAACTGAGCAATCATTTGTTATTACTAACATTGAAGATGAGGTTGTTACTGCTGATGGTAACCATCCATTTGCTGGAAAAGATTTAAGATTTGAGGTTAAAGTTGCTGGTGTAAGAGAAGCTTCTGAAGAAGAAATCGAACACGGTCACGCTCATTTCCACGGATTTGAAGACTAG
- a CDS encoding aminotransferase class I/II-fold pyridoxal phosphate-dependent enzyme — protein MTKLNQHLTPLFSTLKDVYAKRDITPFHVPGHKRGKGVDHEFYEFMGPNPFSIDVTIFKMVDGLHNPKSCIKEAQDLAADAYGVKKTFFAVNGTSGAIQAMIMSVVKPGEKILVPRNVHKSVSGGIILSGSMPVYMNPEVDAELGIAHGVKPETVEKMLKQHPDTKAVLIINPTYYGAATDIRKIAEIVHSYDIPLIVDEAHGPHLHFHEDLPLSAVDAGADICCQSTHKIIGAMTQMSMLHVNSDRVDMNRIQQILSLLHTTSPSYPLMASLDCARRQIAVEGRELLGKTLKLANELRAEINKIPGISSFGNEIVGKYGIHSFDETKLSITAKELGLTGFELETLLVDDYNIQVELSDFYNALALITLGDTEESTGKLLDALKDISKRFYGQGKVLEGGVRRMPPIPEAALIPREAFYSETNKIKFEESEGKICAEMIMAYPPGIPVITPGEKISKSIIEYVKELKEAKLHVQGMEDPELEYIKVIEDEDAVYLYSEKMKNKMLAVPMNLGANKAGIEFGPEVLEEYYPDTFGEMTYIDVEKQRENFNEPNLKYKNTILHTCNKLAEATNEAVRDGFRPITIGGDHSIALGSISGVSLEKEIGVIWIDAHGDMNTDESTISGNIHGMPLAALLGAGDRDLVNCFYEGAKIDPKNVIILGARDLDVKEREVIEELGVKVIHYDDVMHKGLDHILDEIKDYLKIDNLHISFDVDSIDPEHAPGVSTPVRLGFSPEDMFKTFKFLFKNYSISSVDIVEYNPVNDKNGKTMDFVNELTEFVLNPTV, from the coding sequence ATGACAAAACTTAACCAGCATTTAACACCATTATTTTCTACTCTAAAGGATGTTTATGCTAAAAGAGATATAACACCTTTTCATGTTCCAGGACATAAAAGAGGAAAAGGAGTAGATCACGAATTTTATGAATTTATGGGGCCTAACCCATTCTCCATCGATGTTACTATTTTTAAAATGGTAGATGGATTACATAACCCAAAAAGCTGTATAAAAGAAGCACAAGATTTGGCAGCAGATGCGTATGGAGTTAAAAAGACATTTTTTGCTGTAAATGGAACATCAGGAGCCATTCAAGCTATGATTATGTCTGTTGTAAAACCAGGAGAAAAAATACTAGTCCCAAGAAATGTTCATAAATCTGTTTCAGGGGGAATTATATTAAGTGGATCGATGCCAGTTTATATGAATCCTGAAGTTGACGCTGAGCTAGGAATAGCCCACGGAGTTAAACCAGAAACTGTGGAAAAAATGTTAAAACAACATCCAGATACAAAGGCTGTTTTAATAATTAATCCAACTTATTATGGTGCAGCTACAGATATTAGAAAAATTGCTGAGATAGTTCATAGTTATGATATACCTCTAATAGTAGATGAAGCTCACGGTCCTCATTTACATTTCCACGAGGATTTACCACTTTCAGCTGTGGATGCAGGAGCAGATATATGTTGTCAGAGTACTCATAAAATAATAGGCGCTATGACACAAATGTCAATGTTACATGTTAACTCAGATAGAGTTGATATGAATAGAATTCAACAAATTTTAAGTTTATTACATACTACATCACCTTCATATCCGTTAATGGCATCTTTAGATTGTGCAAGAAGACAAATAGCTGTAGAAGGAAGAGAGTTATTAGGAAAAACTTTAAAATTAGCTAATGAATTAAGAGCTGAAATTAATAAAATACCTGGAATTTCATCTTTCGGAAATGAAATTGTGGGAAAATATGGAATTCATTCATTTGATGAAACAAAATTATCTATAACAGCTAAGGAATTAGGATTAACTGGATTTGAATTAGAAACTTTATTAGTTGATGATTATAATATTCAAGTGGAATTATCAGATTTCTATAATGCTCTTGCTTTAATAACTTTAGGAGATACTGAAGAAAGTACAGGAAAGTTATTAGATGCTTTAAAAGATATTAGTAAAAGATTCTATGGACAAGGAAAAGTTTTAGAAGGTGGAGTTAGAAGAATGCCTCCGATTCCTGAAGCAGCACTTATTCCAAGGGAAGCTTTTTACAGTGAAACTAATAAGATAAAATTTGAAGAGAGTGAAGGAAAAATTTGTGCTGAGATGATTATGGCATATCCACCAGGAATTCCAGTAATTACTCCAGGAGAAAAAATTTCTAAATCTATTATTGAATATGTAAAAGAGTTAAAAGAGGCTAAATTACATGTACAAGGAATGGAAGATCCTGAACTTGAGTATATTAAAGTAATTGAAGATGAAGATGCAGTTTACTTATATAGTGAAAAAATGAAAAATAAAATGCTAGCAGTACCTATGAACTTAGGAGCAAATAAAGCTGGTATAGAGTTTGGACCAGAAGTATTAGAAGAATATTATCCAGATACATTTGGAGAGATGACTTATATTGATGTTGAAAAACAAAGAGAAAACTTCAATGAGCCAAATTTAAAATATAAAAATACTATATTACATACTTGTAATAAATTAGCAGAAGCAACAAATGAAGCGGTAAGAGATGGATTTAGACCAATAACTATCGGTGGAGATCACTCAATTGCTTTAGGAAGTATTTCAGGAGTATCTTTAGAAAAAGAGATTGGAGTAATTTGGATTGATGCCCATGGGGATATGAATACAGATGAAAGTACAATTTCAGGAAATATTCATGGAATGCCATTAGCAGCTCTTTTAGGAGCAGGAGATAGAGATCTTGTAAATTGTTTCTATGAGGGAGCTAAAATTGATCCTAAAAATGTAATTATATTAGGAGCAAGAGATTTAGATGTTAAGGAAAGAGAAGTAATAGAAGAATTAGGTGTAAAAGTAATTCATTATGATGATGTAATGCATAAAGGATTAGATCATATTTTAGATGAAATTAAAGATTATTTAAAAATAGATAATTTACACATAAGTTTTGATGTTGATTCAATTGATCCAGAGCATGCTCCTGGGGTAAGTACTCCAGTTAGATTAGGATTTAGTCCTGAAGATATGTTTAAAACATTTAAATTCTTATTTAAAAATTATTCAATATCTTCTGTAGACATTGTTGAATATAATCCAGTTAATGATAAAAATGGAAAAACAATGGATTTCGTAAATGAATTAACAGAATTTGTTTTAAATCCAACAGTATAA
- a CDS encoding serine/threonine protein kinase, with protein sequence MKKILGIFLGIFLFQSIYAFEYDYPFKNPYVATIVGSSSLMAKGVPKEKEIPIEEFTIYSQKEDKIPKNLWFENGFNFSLSKQNHPAPLIFVLSGTGAKYDSTRTKIFQRIFYGAGYNVITVSSIFSTNFLVNGSSTRMPGMLLVDGRDIYHMMKLMYEKVKKETQVTDFYLMGYSMGATDSAIISYIDEKDKYFDFKRVYLVNPAVSLYTSAIRLDDMLNRNINNNKKNIGVLVDRVVNKAAMFVKKSGTLAIEMNEETLYKIFKEEPLSENDMEALIGLAFRLTSVDVNYTTDLLTKSHVYTDKPVGRYTYMFPYMEKVNFADFESYMNVLAHPYYEKLLGRKMTMDTLIKTTELDQIEKYLKNSKKIAAVTNADDFILDGENREFLKKTFKNRFLLYPYGGHCGNMFYEGNIKTMLNFLNKGVLKYED encoded by the coding sequence ATGAAAAAAATATTAGGAATATTTTTAGGAATATTTTTGTTTCAAAGTATCTATGCCTTTGAATATGATTATCCTTTTAAAAATCCCTATGTAGCTACTATAGTTGGAAGCTCTTCATTAATGGCTAAAGGGGTACCAAAGGAAAAGGAGATTCCCATAGAAGAATTTACAATTTATTCACAAAAGGAAGATAAAATTCCAAAAAATTTATGGTTTGAAAATGGGTTCAATTTTTCATTATCTAAACAAAACCATCCAGCACCTTTAATTTTTGTTTTGTCAGGAACAGGTGCAAAATATGATTCCACAAGAACTAAAATATTTCAAAGAATATTTTATGGGGCAGGGTATAATGTTATAACGGTCTCCTCTATATTTAGTACAAATTTTTTAGTAAATGGTTCTAGTACTAGAATGCCAGGTATGCTTTTAGTAGATGGAAGAGATATTTATCATATGATGAAACTTATGTATGAGAAAGTGAAAAAAGAAACACAAGTTACAGATTTTTATTTAATGGGGTATAGTATGGGAGCCACAGACTCTGCAATTATATCCTATATAGATGAAAAGGATAAATATTTTGATTTTAAAAGAGTATATTTAGTTAATCCTGCAGTGAGTCTATATACTTCTGCAATAAGACTAGATGATATGTTAAATAGAAATATAAATAATAATAAAAAAAATATAGGAGTTTTAGTTGATAGAGTTGTAAATAAAGCGGCTATGTTTGTGAAAAAATCAGGAACATTGGCAATAGAAATGAATGAAGAAACTTTATATAAAATATTTAAAGAGGAACCATTATCTGAAAATGATATGGAAGCTCTTATAGGATTAGCTTTTAGATTAACTTCTGTAGATGTAAATTATACAACAGATCTTTTAACTAAGTCTCATGTATATACAGATAAACCTGTGGGAAGATATACATATATGTTTCCATATATGGAAAAAGTTAATTTTGCAGATTTTGAAAGTTATATGAATGTATTAGCACATCCATATTATGAAAAATTATTAGGAAGAAAAATGACTATGGATACATTAATAAAAACTACAGAGTTAGATCAAATAGAAAAGTACTTAAAAAATAGTAAAAAAATTGCAGCTGTAACAAATGCTGATGATTTTATTTTAGATGGAGAAAATAGAGAATTTTTGAAAAAAACATTTAAAAATAGATTTTTACTATATCCTTATGGCGGACATTGTGGTAATATGTTTTATGAGGGGAACATTAAAACAATGTTAAACTTTTTAAATAAGGGGGTTTTAAAGTATGAGGATTAA
- a CDS encoding MlaA family lipoprotein — translation MRIKNYLFLGLIVLLTSCSNIEKPDQSNYENRDLTFSQVTSEDRKNSEFLNVYDPLEPFNKRMYNFNYYLDKYLLIPTVNAYEYVTPTPVQSGVSNFFDNFQNVSTFLNCVLQFKLGEALVTAVRFGVNSTVGVLGLFDVATKIGLPKTYEDFGLTLAYYGVNDGPYLVLPVLGPSNLRDTTGKVVGSFTTAKMDLYHPLDFKVDGPEGTVLNGINTRKKTKSFRYYGSGSPFDYEYVRFFYTTYRDILEKGNTDTTDTKEE, via the coding sequence ATGAGGATTAAAAATTATTTATTTTTAGGACTTATAGTTTTATTAACTTCCTGTAGTAATATTGAAAAACCGGATCAATCTAATTATGAAAATAGAGATTTAACATTTTCTCAAGTAACTTCAGAGGATAGAAAAAATTCTGAATTTTTAAATGTATATGATCCTTTAGAACCTTTTAACAAGAGAATGTATAATTTTAACTATTATTTAGATAAATATCTTTTAATTCCAACTGTAAATGCTTATGAATATGTAACACCTACTCCTGTTCAAAGTGGAGTTAGCAATTTTTTTGATAACTTCCAAAATGTAAGTACATTTTTAAACTGTGTTTTACAATTTAAATTAGGAGAGGCTTTAGTTACAGCGGTAAGATTTGGAGTAAATAGTACAGTGGGAGTTTTAGGTTTATTTGATGTGGCAACAAAAATAGGATTGCCAAAAACATATGAAGATTTTGGGTTGACCTTAGCTTATTATGGAGTAAATGATGGGCCTTATTTAGTGTTACCTGTTTTAGGACCTTCAAATTTAAGGGATACAACTGGAAAAGTTGTGGGAAGTTTTACTACGGCTAAAATGGATTTATATCATCCTTTAGATTTTAAAGTGGATGGTCCTGAGGGAACTGTGTTAAATGGAATAAACACAAGAAAGAAAACTAAAAGTTTCAGATATTATGGTAGCGGTTCACCATTTGATTATGAATATGTAAGATTTTTCTACACAACATATAGAGATATATTAGAAAAAGGAAACACAGACACAACAGATACGAAGGAGGAATAG